A single Metarhizium brunneum chromosome 5, complete sequence DNA region contains:
- the adhA_0 gene encoding 5'-hydroxyaverantin dehydrogenase: protein MSTESPWSIAKTIQQSPPVDLTKRYDPSTLRNKTIVITGGANGLGSHMVRRWASHGAHIIIGDVDSPSGESLVAQLRTLHPSSTFAYVSCNVASWDDQTSLFEAAIRLSPYRRIDIVVPNAGIIQSSEGYNFENPSLVNGKLPKPSTATIDVNITGVIYTTHLALHHFSQDTSTTKCLLLIGSLASIAPLPGQTHYTMSKHAVCGLFRSLRTTSFMQSGKLRVNMLAPYFVQQSRMLPLLADVVFLAGTAGGATIPDVVEAATRLVADESISGRSLAVGPPLKDAPEGEIPVAEHEGDGRGRAAWEIYAHDYDEVDAFTFRYIHMMNRVTQLRGAFAFFLDILLKIFGR from the coding sequence ATGTCGACAGAATCACCGTGGTCCATCGCCAAAACGATCCAGCAATCTCCCCCCGTCGACCTCACTAAACGCTACGACCCATCCACCCTCCGTAACAaaaccatcgtcatcaccggcggcgccaatggcctcGGATCACACATGGTCCGCCGTTGGGCCTCTCACGGCGcacacatcatcatcggagACGTCGACTCTCCGTCCGGCGAATCCCTCGTTGCACAGCTGCGCACCCTCCACCCATCAAGCACATTCGCCTACGTCTCTTGCAACGTAGCAAGCTGGGACGACCAGACATCCCTCTTCGAAGCTGCCATCCGCCTCTCCCCCTACCGCAGGATCGACATTGTCGTCCCCAATGCGGGAATAATCCAGAGCTCCGAGGGCTATAACTTTGAGAATCCGTCCCTCGTCAACGGCAAGCTTCCCAAGCCCTCCACGGCAACCATAGACGTCAACATCACCGGCGTCATATACACCACCCACCTCGCCCTCCACCACTTCTCCCAGGACACAAGCACCACAAAatgcctcctcctcatcggTTCACTCGCCTCCATCGCCCCGCTGCCCGGCCAGACGCACTACACCATGTCCAAGCACGCCGTGTGCGGGCTCTTCCGCTCCCTACGCACGACCTCCTTCATGCAGAGCGGCAAGTTGCGCGTCAACATGCTGGCGCCGTACTTTGTCCAACAGAGCCGCATGCTCCCCCTACTAGCGGACGTTGTTTTTCTCGCGGGCACCGCTGGCGGCGCGACCATCCCAGACGTAGTCGAGGCCGCCACGCGCCTCGTGGCAGATGAATCTATTTCGGGGCGCTCGTTAGCCGTCGGCCCGCCGTTGAAGGACGCGCCAGAGGGAGAAATCCCCGTTGCGGAACACGAGGGCGACGGGAGAGGCCGGGCAGCGTGGGAAATCTACGCCCACGACTATGATGAGGTTGATGCGTTTACGTTTCGCTATATTCATATGATGAACCGAGTTACTCAGCTTCGTGGGGCGTTTGCCTTTTTTCTAGATATTCTTCTCAAGATATTCGGACGCTGA
- the RSR1 gene encoding Ras-related protein RSR1 has translation MNFGFSCSLLAQFVHNEWIESYDPTIEDSYRTHIQVDGRQVVLEILDTAGTEQFVAMRDLYMKTGQGFLLVFSITSPSSLNELAGLREEILRIKDDENVPMVIVGNKADLEENRAVQRAKGFSISQRWGAPYYEASARTRTNVEEVFIDLCRQMLRKDDDYLGTTETDDSGFKFDGFRGGHKRRRRMRTREKDHPRCAIL, from the exons ATGAACTTTGGATTCTCATGCTCTTTGCTAGCGCAATTCGTTCACAACGAGTGGATTGAGAGTTATGACCCGACTATAGAAGATTCATATCGAACGCATATTCAAGTAGAT GGCCGTCAAGTCGTTTTAGAAAT TCTTGACACTGCAGGGACTGAGCAGTTTG TTGCAATGCGAGACTTATACATGAAGACTGGCCAAGGGTTCCTTCTTGTATTCAGTATAACATCCCCATCGTCACTAAACGAATTAGCTGGACTACGGGAGGAAATCCTTCGCAtcaaagacgacgagaatGTACCGATGGTCATTGTCGGCAACAAGGCAGACCTCGAAGAGAACCGTGCCGTGCAGAGAGCCAAAGGGTTTTCGATATCACAACGATGGGGCGCGCCTTACTATGAGGCTAGCGCCAGAACGAGAA CCAATGTCGAAGAAGTGTTTATTGATTTATGTCGACAAATGTTGCGGAAGGATGACGATTACCTAGGGACCACTGAGACTGACGACAGTGGGTTCAAATTTGATGGCTTCCGTGGCGGGCATAAGCGCAGACGACGAATGAGAACTCGAGAAAAGGACCATCCTAGATGCGCCATTCTGTAG
- the scw1 gene encoding Cell wall integrity protein scw1, with amino-acid sequence MTPDPCAPPSQQPNLISGASAKPQLSNRSSPFPTITTASDKISSMAAASSFLPAAQTFRPSHSTQSPYPLNMSTAHLFEREPTKPVGTPFSSTPTPMVRVLIRRLPLNTSEESLRLMVVWSKELADVELLPADKSEDDGFRSALLRFRSMAGAQEAKTMLDGRSNISNDAEMIVEVLSNSPPIARRNTVEQASAMPPVTSSTGPAPVPASRQPARFNGFQPLDNSVSPTSNSVFPAHEFIHPDANSHYQSIFSPQSPIGNHLSERPRISGKSLISSDFGDDDETSDLLKDPVAYAENGATSQRRATAPQIPIGRMAGLSLSTNPSQGPASLPPYMTPLSPANAPAPGLGYPVNGHGFPRHNFPPVNPADQNPPCNTLYVGNLPIDTSEEELKAMFSKQRGYKRLCFRTKQNGPMCFVEFEDVSFATKALHELYGQPLHNSVKGGIRLSFSKNPLGVRSGQAPGQGANTSMGNMTGMMSNGTNGFATTHGPPPGLAAPPGLGSGRGNYNLASSMNTGGSRPYNAAGFPGAPTHPWNTPYNNSVATGPNSGLNNNSSYFPRHMMGR; translated from the coding sequence ATGACTCCCGATCCTTGTGCACCACCATCTCAACAACCCAACTTGATAAGCGGCGCGTCGGCCAAGCCGCAGCTTTCCAATCGTAGCAGCCCGTTTCCGACGATAACTACAGCTTCCGACAAGATTTCCTCCATGGCTGCCGcctcgagcttcttgcctGCGGCACAGACCTTCAGGCCCTCCCATTCAACTCAGTCACCCTACCCGCTCAACATGTCAACCGCCCACCTGTTCGAGCGCGAGCCCACCAAACCCGTCGGTACACCATTCTCAAGCACACCCACACCCATGGTCCGCGTTCTTATCCGTCGTCTACCTCTCAATACTTCTGAGGAGTCATTGCGCCTGATGGTTGTGTGGTCCAAGGAACTAGCCGATGTTGAGCTGCTGCCCGCTGACAAGTCCGAGGATGACGGCTTTCGTTCAGCTCTCTTGCGATTCAGAAGCATGGCTGGGGCACAGGAGGCCAAGACGATGCTGGATGGCCGATCCAATATTTCCAACGACGCCGAAATGATTGTCGAAGTTTTGTCAAATAGCCCACCGATAGCGAGACGAAACACGGTTGAGCAAGCGTCTGCCATGCCACCAGTGACTTCATCAACAGGGCCGGCACCAGTTCCGGCGTCACGACAACCTGCACGCTTCAACGGTTTCCAGCCTTTGGATAATAGCGTATCGCCGACTTCAAACAGCGTCTTCCCCGCTCATGAATTCATCCACCCTGATGCCAACTCGCATTATCAAAGCATTTTTTCTCCTCAATCGCCCATTGGGAACCACCTGAGCGAGCGTCCAAGGATATCTGGCAAGTCTCTCATTAGCAGTGAttttggtgacgacgacgaaacgAGTGATCTTCTCAAAGACCCTGTTGCCTATGCTGAGAACGGAGCCACTTCGCAACGCAGAGCTACCGCTCCCCAGATTCCCATTGGACGCATGGCTGGATTGTCGCTCAGCACGAACCCCTCTCAGGGTCCTGCGTCTCTGCCGCCATACATGACCCCATTATCGCCAGCCAACGCTCCGGCGCCTGGGCTTGGATATCCtgtcaatggccatggttttCCGCGACACAACTTCCCTCCGGTGAATCCGGCTGATCAGAATCCACCATGCAATACTCTGTATGTTGGTAATTTGCCCATCGACACATCTGAGGAAGAACTCAAGGCCATGTTCTCCAAGCAGCGAGGGTACAAGAGACTCTGCTTCAGGACAAAGCAGAATGGACCAATGTGCTTTGTGGAATTTGAGGATGTTTCTTTTGCCACGAAGGCCCTTCACGAGCTTTATGGCCAGCCGCTCCATAACAGTGTTAAGGGCGGGATCCGGCTGAGCTTCTCAAAGAATCCCTTGGGCGTGAGATCCGGCCAGGCTCCCGGTCAGGGGGCCAATACCTCGATGGGTAATATGACAGGAATGATGAGCAATGGCACAAATGGGTTTGCTACTACTCATGGCCCCCCTCCGGGGCTTGCTGCACCACCTGGCCTAGGAAGCGGCCGAGGCAACTATAACTTGGCCTCTTCCATGAACACTGGGGGCAGTCGACCATATAACGCGGCTGGATTCCCTGGTGCTCCTACCCACCCGTGGAACACTCCTTACAACAACAGTGTTGCTACGGGGCCGAACAGTGGGCTTAACAACAACTCATCATATTTTCCAAGACATATGATGGGGAGGTAA
- the EFR3 gene encoding Protein EFR3, whose product MKAIHDRCRPKHQVLVLKCYPRITKGAVDVVPNSSELSYLLFYAASRRSKIQKIGAFLEKKTAHDIWRMRIGNVQVTLGILAALVEKPPKEAALIAPCVLKILDLILRSDEITMVESSLPTFEAFCEHHDASSLFGDNAYLQQYQSVVQSYAQLAWTRRVPPKGPVSKPLQIRWRNAGLAAIKHIAASDALSSKSGRQIDVIVPKILDNMWTRDDVFLDTVLQRVQMGEKSEPERLHRRTSIATVRTAETAGDTNPLALSGTALDVDNLAEEETGVLATKCLKSIFIVPNRAQIYGATNALLKFVSTRIAEGETPVTVDRGSGRDSGWAIQLYDIISRWTPVQDRYVILLATLDMLNKTPMREESLPQHLAFTAMMQSLLRSDVNLIGLSVMDVLLGLVKQIKKLFQLHNGSGHDSSQSEEKTEMELDSATRTQQNELLERLEDCTSDLANHVYYADQVSDMIAALVGRIKHSRAASVASLTHLMEKGDAGADANAASVVDLSGSQTLQETYFAHSSGRLSALKIIKAILLVASPKTGLSGNMDLTRNRVPIQVWEGTQWLLRDPNGNVRKAYVDALSVWLDREIAYTDLIATDDVIVSHRNSKIGRDVPSARRAVSNTSNRERHHKVHRCQFLPLLHLAIYDSALQFVDYDNDIVLLHSLLTKLVFKLGVNAARCGIPMVYRLQEDIQELVQPIHKVRIASLCHGYFWALTEKFDFESSVVGRAVYNEISRRKSKGFWVEGVHVPAPTPSQVGTPGEARPHPNWDLSALETEEILPFDDRSSMVECIITSYEDTDLSPPTSPTASPSRNLNGPILSSNAGAESSPEKFSELPPEFRAQMVADWSRDSALAAITAAGKSESLNGSKTGTTGTTQNRLTINTAGAALNGNGHLPAPASPRGSHQNVRPHTSYTQRDRLTSVSKLRKSSATGGVSPAGSTSGRAGIASVEQLKMVLAGKTTPQAAGIPGTEDDSDESMISCEYSVSENSFNPAASQADAPATTGEALARSLSASASLKGGPLSSNPASQDGGGLPVFHRHGEDDDEVPPVPPLPNLSSLSSRVGMQSIESPSSRRTLASRGGESLRSHSMRVREESSSKGIDLQELLRGIDSRSGEGSLGNLTKPPY is encoded by the exons ATGAAGGCCATCCATGACAGATGCCGGCCGAAACACCAGGTCttggtgctcaagtgctatCCAAGGATTACAAAGGGCGCGGTTGATGTCGTCCCCAATAGCAGTGAGCTGAGCTATCTCCTCTTCTATGCCGCCAGCCGTCGCTCCAAGATCCAAAAGATTGGCGCGTTCCTCGAGAAGAAGACTGCTCACGATATCTGGCGCATGCGAATCGG AAATGTTCAGGTGACGCTGGGTATTCTGGCTGCCCTCGTCGAGAAGCCCCCCAAGGAAGCTGCTCTTATCGCGCCGTGCGTTCTCAAAATCCTCGACCTGATTCTACGCTCCGACGAAATCACCATGGTCGAGTCATCATTGCCTACTTTCGAAGCCTTCTGCGAACACCACGACGCATCTTCGCTGTTTGGTGACAATGCTTACCTGCAACAATACCAATCCGTGGTCCAATCTTACGCTCAACTGGCCTGGACTCGACGCGTACCACCCAAGGGTCCTGTCAGTAAACCTTTGCAGATTCGCTGGCGGAACGCgggcctcgccgccatcaagcatATTGCTGCCTCGGATGCCCTGTCTTCCAAATCCGGTAGGCAGATCGACGTCATCGTGCCCAAGATTCTCGACAACATGTGGACTAGGGACGATGTATTCCTTGACACGGTGCTGCAGCGCGTGCAGATGGGCGAGAAATCCGAACCCGAGAGGCTGCATCGCCGAACGAGTATAGCCACCGTCCGAACTGCCGAAACCGCCGGCGACACAAACCCCCTCGCACTCTCCGGCACCGCGCTGGACGTTGACAAtcttgccgaggaggaaACAGGAGTACTGGCCACGAAATGCCTGAAgagcatcttcatcgtcccTAACAGGGCCCAGATCTACGGAGCCACCAATGCATTGCTCAAGTTTGTCTCCACGAGGATTGCAGAAGGGGAGACTCCCGTCACCGTTGACAGAGGAAGTGGCCGCGACTCTGGTTGGGCTATTCAGCTTTACGACATCATCTCCCGTTGGACACCCGTGCAGGATCGATACGTCATTCTTCTCGCGACTCTTGACATGTTGAATAAAACGCCCATGCGGGAGGAGAGCTTGCCGCAGCATTTGGCCTTCACGGCCATGATGCAGTCCCTGCTTCGCTCAGATGTCAACTTGATTGGCCTCAGTGTCATGGACGTCCTTCTTGGGCTCGTCAAACAGATTAAAAAGCTGTTTCAGTTACACAATGGATCCGGTCATGACAGTAGCCAGAGTGAAGAGAAGACTGAGATGGAGCTGGACAGTGCTACTCGCACCCAGCAAAACGAACTCCTCGAGAGGCTAGAGGATTGCACAAGTGATCTTGCCAATCACGTTTACTATGCCGACCAAGTCTCTGACATGATTGCGGCCCTGGTTGGCCGTATCAAACACAGCCGAGCTGCAAGTGTGGCATCCTTGACGCATCTCATGGAAAAGGGAGATGCTGGGGCTGATGCCAACGCCGCTTCTGTCGTTGACCTGTCGGGAAGCCAGACCTTGCAAGAGACCTACTTTGCCCACTCATCCGGTCGATTGTCCGCGTTGAAGATCATCAAAGCTATCCTACTTGTCGCTAGCCCTAAGACGGGCCTCAGTGGCAACATGGATCTGACCAGAAACCGAGTTCCCATTCAAGTATGGGAAGGGACGCAATGGCTCCTCCGAGACCCGAATGGGAACGTTCGCAAAGCATACGTGGATGCATTGAGCGTCTGGCTAGATCGCGAAATTGCGTACACGGACTTGATTGCTACCGATGATGTCATTGTTTCGCATCGCAATAGCAAGATTGGCCGTGATGTCCCGAGCGCTCGCAGGGCCGTCTCCAACACATCAAACCGTGAACGCCACCACAAGGTTCATCGTTGTCAGTTCCTGCCTCTTCTTCACCTCGCAATTTATGACAGCGCATTGCAGTTCGTGGATTATGACAACGATATTGTTCTCCTGCATAGCTTGCTCACCAAGCTTGTCTTCAAGCTCGGAGTCAATGCGGCTCGATGCGGTATTCCCATGGTGTACAGACTGCAGGAGGACATCCAAGAGCTGGTACAGCCGATTCACAAAGTGCGCATCGCCTCGCTCTGTCACGGCTACTTTTGGGCCTTGACTGAGAAGTTTGATTTTGAGTCGTCGGTGGTTGGTCGCGCAGTGTACAACGAAATCTCCAGGCGGAAGAGCAAGGGATTCTGGGTAGAGGGTGTACATGTCCCGGCTCCTACACCCAGTCAGGTTGGCACTCCCGGAGAAGCAAGGCCGCACCCGAACTGGGACCTCAGTGCCCTAGAAACCGAAGAGATCCTGCCATTTGACGATCGATCCTCAATGGTTGAGTGCATCATCACTAGCTACGAGGACACCGACTTGTCACCACCCACCAGCCCCACGGCCTCACCCAGCCGGAACCTCAACGGGCCTATTCTTAGTTCTAACGCTGGAGCTGAATCATCTCCCGAGAAGTTTTCGGAGCTGCCACCCGAATTTAGGGCGCAGATGGTGGCTGACTGGTCCAGGGATTCTGCTCTGGCTGCCATCACTGCCGCTGGCAAGTCTGAATCGCTTAATGGATCAAAGACTGGCACCACTGGTACGACGCAGAACCGTCTCACCATCAATACTGCTGGCGCCGCcctcaatggcaatggccacTTGCCCGCCCCTGCCTCCCCGCGCGGAAGCCATCAGAACGTGCGGCCCCATACCTCGTACACGCAACGTGACCGCTTGACGTCCGTGTCCAAACTGCGAAAGTCGAGCGCTACCGGAGGAGTATCACCGGCAGGCTCGACGTCGGGAAGAGCAGGCATAGCATCCGTAGAGCAGTTAAAGATGGTATTAGCAGGCAAGACAACCCCACAGGCTGCTGGTATTCCCGGCACGGAGGACGATAGCGACGAGAGCATGATCAGCTGCGAGTACAGCGTGTCTGAGAACAGTTTTAACCCTGCTGCTTCGCAAGCAGATGCTCCTGCCACAACAGGCGAGGCGCTTGCACGATCACTCTCTGCCTCGGCGTCCCTTAAGGGGGGACCGCTGTCATCCAATCCGGCCtcccaagacggcggcgggctaCCCGTATTCCACAGACAcggggaagatgacgacgaagtGCCTCCCGTCCCACCATTACCCAACCTGAGCTCGCTATCAAGCAGGGTGGGCATGCAATCCATTGAGTCTCCCTCGAGCAGGCGCACGCTTGCCAGCCGCGGAGGTGAAAGTCTACGATCGCATTCCATGCGGGTTCGGGAAGAGAGCAGCAGTAAGGGCATAGACTTGCAGGAACTTTTAAGGGGAATAGATAGCCGATCAGGCGAAGGAAGCTTGGGCAATCTTACGAAACCGCCGTATTAG